A region from the Triticum aestivum cultivar Chinese Spring chromosome 3D, IWGSC CS RefSeq v2.1, whole genome shotgun sequence genome encodes:
- the LOC123080279 gene encoding small ubiquitin-related modifier 1, which produces MSTPGGEEDKKPASAGGEGGGAHINLKVKGQDGNEVFFRIKRSTQLKKLMNAYCDRQSVDMKAIAFLFDGRRLRAEQTPDELEMEDGDEIDAMLHQTGGCRLPPSA; this is translated from the exons ATGTCGACGCCGGGCGGGGAGGAGGACAAGAAGCCGGCGAGCgcgggcggcgaaggcggcggcgcccACATCAACCTCAAGGTCAAGGGCCAG GATGGCAATGAGGTGTTCTTTCGCATCAAGAGATCTACCCAGCTGAAGAAGCTGATGAATGCCTACTGCGACCGCCAGTCTGTGGATATGAAAGCTATCGCGTTCCTGTTTGACGGTCGCAGGCTCCGTGCCGAGCAGACCCCAGATGAG CTTGAGATGGAAGATGGCGACGAGATCGACGCCATGCTCCACCAGACTGGAGGCTGCCGTCTCCCTCCAAGCGCCTAG